In the genome of Deltaproteobacteria bacterium, one region contains:
- a CDS encoding LemA family protein, whose translation MQWIPGIIAVVIVAWFVGTYNRLVRLRNQIKNAWHQIEVQLKRRYDLIPNLVEVVKDYMSYEQETLAKVIEARGAALSARGTAAQAKAENALTESLKSLFAVVESYPDLKANQNVASLQEELTGTENKISFARQYYNDSVMTYNNTIQSIPSNVIASVFDFQPSEYFEAGVEAKAVPKADLR comes from the coding sequence ATGCAATGGATCCCGGGTATTATCGCGGTCGTCATCGTCGCCTGGTTCGTCGGGACGTACAACCGGCTCGTCCGTCTGCGGAATCAGATCAAGAACGCCTGGCACCAGATAGAGGTGCAGCTCAAGCGACGCTACGATCTCATCCCGAACCTGGTCGAGGTCGTCAAGGATTACATGAGTTACGAGCAGGAGACGCTCGCGAAGGTTATCGAAGCGCGCGGCGCGGCGCTTTCCGCCAGGGGAACCGCCGCCCAGGCCAAGGCGGAAAATGCGCTGACGGAATCCCTGAAAAGCCTCTTCGCCGTCGTGGAAAGCTATCCGGATCTAAAGGCCAATCAGAACGTGGCGTCTCTCCAGGAAGAACTGACCGGAACCGAGAACAAGATCTCCTTCGCGCGACAGTATTACAACGACTCCGTTATGACCTACAACAATACGATCCAGTCGATTCCCTCGAACGTCATCGCTTCGGTTTTCGACTTTCAGCCTTCCGAATATTTCGAGGCCGGCGTGGAGGCCAAGGCCGTCCCGAAGGCCGACCTGAGATAA
- a CDS encoding M48 family metallopeptidase — MKHVPMLPFNEAARSNVRMSRLLFLALFVVFFGLGGVIGQAYGSVEPGLALALILYAILSSSAYFSGSSIVLSIHDAREADPARHRQLLNVVEEMKIASGIPMPKVYVMETPGLNAFAAGKKPGEALVAVTTGMLERLSRDELQGVVAHEMAHIKSRDTLYNICAAVLVGAIVLLSDMFLRDTFLFRGRGRTRAGGSGRGNPAFLLIGILLAVLAPLAAKLLQMSISRQREYHADAAAAEFTRNPLGLASALEKISMGGAGVPGENRGTQHLFIVNPLRKFTELDSALLSTHPPTELRIQRLKAMAGAG; from the coding sequence ATGAAACACGTCCCGATGCTCCCGTTCAACGAGGCGGCAAGGAGCAATGTCCGCATGTCGCGGCTGCTGTTCCTTGCGCTCTTCGTCGTGTTTTTCGGGCTGGGCGGAGTCATCGGACAGGCGTACGGGAGCGTGGAACCCGGCCTTGCGCTTGCCCTGATCCTTTATGCGATACTGTCCTCATCGGCCTATTTCAGCGGTTCCTCGATCGTCCTCTCGATCCACGACGCCCGGGAAGCCGACCCGGCCAGGCACCGTCAACTGCTGAACGTCGTCGAAGAGATGAAGATCGCTTCCGGTATCCCGATGCCGAAGGTTTACGTCATGGAGACCCCGGGGTTGAACGCGTTCGCCGCCGGGAAAAAACCCGGAGAGGCCCTGGTCGCGGTGACGACCGGCATGCTGGAACGCCTCAGCCGGGATGAACTCCAGGGAGTGGTCGCGCACGAGATGGCCCACATAAAGAGCCGGGATACCCTTTACAACATCTGCGCGGCCGTGCTGGTTGGAGCCATCGTACTGCTCTCCGACATGTTCCTGAGGGACACTTTCCTTTTCAGGGGAAGAGGAAGGACGCGGGCGGGAGGCAGCGGCCGCGGGAACCCCGCATTCCTGCTCATCGGCATACTTCTCGCCGTTCTCGCCCCCCTGGCCGCAAAGCTGCTCCAGATGAGCATCTCACGGCAGCGGGAGTACCACGCAGACGCCGCGGCGGCGGAATTCACTCGCAACCCGCTGGGGCTTGCTTCCGCGCTCGAGAAAATATCGATGGGCGGCGCGGGAGTGCCGGGGGAGAACCGGGGGACCCAGCACCTTTTCATCGTGAACCCGCTGCGGAAGTTCACGGAGCTCGATTCCGCCCTACTTTCCACGCACCCACCCACGGAATTGCGCATTCAGCGCCTGAAAGCCATGGCGGGAGCAGGATAA